The Pseudomonas sp. G2-4 genome window below encodes:
- a CDS encoding tetratricopeptide repeat protein: protein MRFVLFVALALSVTGCTRWSMNHHMNLAYKAYDRGNCEQVMLELSKVDRASRARRYMQPEVSMLRGQCLERQKLFIDAAQTYQFIITQYPNSEYAFRARARLETLQSLGHYPTRSAAAIRPAAS from the coding sequence ATGCGATTCGTGCTTTTTGTTGCCCTGGCCCTGAGCGTCACGGGCTGCACCCGTTGGTCGATGAACCACCACATGAACCTGGCCTACAAGGCCTATGACCGCGGCAATTGCGAGCAAGTGATGCTCGAGCTGTCGAAGGTCGACCGCGCCAGCCGGGCCCGCCGCTACATGCAGCCGGAAGTCTCGATGCTGCGCGGCCAGTGTCTGGAGCGGCAGAAGCTGTTCATCGATGCAGCGCAAACCTACCAGTTCATCATCACGCAGTACCCTAACAGCGAATACGCGTTCCGCGCCCGTGCCCGCCTCGAAACATTGCAGAGCCTGGGTCATTATCCAACCCGCAGCGCTGCGGCGATCCGTCCTGCAGCGTCCTGA
- a CDS encoding Fic family protein, translating to MITSKTYLDPVLPESLPDSIIQAADQLPRKAEFLAGRLADETSKQLAGLLRITNTYYSNLIEGHRTEIADLQTARTTPKRERKALKELAVQHMTQQEVMERLLRMRPADSFSAMFDPKLIATIHRRLFKDASTQELTLGDGRMMEPGRLRAEQNEQVQVGAHVAPAAAAVLPMLEHLQLHYGRIKDPRRQLIAALAGHHRVALVHPFLDGNGRVIRMLTHLQLVHLGLKPFLWSLSRGLARRQDEYYRFLALADRPREGDYDGRGQLSQRHYFNFIEFMLDVCHDQIDYMTTALDPAKLREQVVHVFSTDPDLRRAGIRPTSAAAVLALLTQGAMPRAEFKVFTGLKDRLATEELSRLIEAGIVVSSTPRSRTVEAGLPARFAGSIFANLHFQMG from the coding sequence ATGATCACCTCGAAAACGTACCTTGACCCAGTACTGCCAGAAAGTCTGCCCGACTCGATCATTCAGGCTGCGGATCAGTTGCCCCGCAAGGCAGAATTTCTTGCCGGAAGGCTTGCCGATGAGACCTCGAAGCAGCTGGCGGGCCTGCTGCGCATCACCAATACCTACTACTCGAACCTGATCGAAGGGCATCGAACCGAGATCGCTGACCTCCAGACTGCTCGCACGACACCGAAACGGGAAAGAAAGGCGCTCAAAGAGCTCGCAGTGCAACACATGACCCAGCAGGAGGTGATGGAGCGGCTGCTGCGCATGCGGCCAGCGGACAGCTTCTCTGCCATGTTCGATCCCAAGTTGATCGCGACGATCCATCGTCGACTTTTCAAGGACGCGTCTACGCAGGAACTGACCCTGGGCGATGGTCGCATGATGGAACCGGGCAGACTGCGGGCCGAACAGAATGAACAGGTCCAGGTTGGCGCACATGTCGCTCCAGCGGCTGCAGCGGTATTGCCCATGCTTGAGCATTTGCAGTTGCACTACGGACGAATAAAAGACCCGCGGCGCCAATTGATCGCCGCCCTGGCAGGCCATCACCGAGTGGCGCTTGTTCACCCCTTCCTGGATGGCAATGGTCGAGTGATTCGGATGCTCACCCACCTGCAACTTGTTCACCTCGGGCTAAAACCTTTCCTATGGTCACTGTCCCGTGGCCTGGCTCGCAGGCAAGATGAGTACTATCGCTTCCTGGCGTTGGCTGATCGTCCTCGTGAAGGTGACTATGACGGGCGCGGCCAACTCTCACAGCGTCACTACTTCAACTTCATCGAGTTCATGCTCGATGTTTGCCACGACCAGATTGATTACATGACCACCGCGCTAGACCCAGCCAAGCTGCGCGAGCAGGTTGTTCATGTGTTCTCAACGGATCCTGACCTTCGCCGTGCCGGCATCAGGCCCACCAGTGCAGCGGCTGTGTTAGCGCTGCTCACCCAAGGTGCGATGCCGCGTGCGGAGTTCAAGGTGTTCACAGGCTTGAAGGATCGGCTTGCAACGGAAGAACTGAGTCGCTTGATCGAAGCGGGGATAGTGGTCAGCAGTACCCCCAGGTCCCGAACGGTGGAAGCGGGTTTGCCCGCCCGCTTCGCCGGATCGATCTTTGCGAACCTGCATTTTCAAATGGGCTAA
- a CDS encoding iron-sulfur-binding ferredoxin reductase, which yields MPELTVAGRHWTVAAGSNLLDALNQSGVPVPYSCRAGSCHACLVQCVGGDVRDSRPDALSPTQRDQGWRLACQCQVVEDVQIHTFDPQRDGQAAQVTAADWLGADVLRLRVTPERALRYQAGQHLVLWAGDVARPYSLASLPEEDRFLEFHLDCREPGRFIDAARKLKGGDPIRLGELRGGALHYNPDWHDKPLWLLAAGTGLAPLFGLLREALRQHHQGTIRLIHVAHDATGHYLAKPLVALAAKHENLTVELLTAAEAPAALAQLRLVSRQTQALLCGHPDRVEAFAKRLYLAGLPRNQLLADVFLPRESSAS from the coding sequence ATGCCTGAGCTGACAGTCGCCGGTCGGCACTGGACGGTAGCGGCGGGCAGTAACCTGCTGGACGCGTTGAATCAGTCCGGGGTGCCGGTGCCCTATAGTTGTCGCGCCGGCAGTTGCCATGCGTGCCTGGTGCAATGCGTGGGCGGCGATGTGCGTGACAGCCGGCCCGATGCCCTGAGCCCGACGCAACGCGATCAAGGCTGGCGGCTGGCCTGCCAATGCCAGGTGGTCGAGGATGTGCAGATCCACACCTTCGACCCGCAGCGCGACGGCCAGGCGGCCCAAGTGACGGCGGCGGATTGGCTGGGCGCCGATGTGCTGCGCTTGCGAGTGACGCCTGAGCGGGCGTTGCGTTACCAGGCCGGGCAGCATTTGGTGCTGTGGGCCGGTGACGTGGCCCGGCCGTATTCCCTGGCGAGTTTGCCGGAGGAGGACCGTTTCCTGGAGTTCCACCTCGATTGCCGCGAACCCGGCCGCTTCATCGATGCGGCTCGAAAACTGAAAGGCGGCGATCCGATCCGCCTCGGCGAACTGCGCGGTGGTGCCTTGCATTACAACCCCGACTGGCACGACAAACCCCTCTGGCTGCTCGCCGCTGGCACCGGCCTGGCGCCATTGTTCGGCCTGCTGCGCGAAGCCCTGCGCCAGCACCACCAGGGCACTATTCGCCTTATTCACGTGGCCCATGATGCGACGGGACATTATTTGGCCAAACCCCTGGTGGCGCTGGCGGCCAAGCACGAGAACCTCACCGTCGAGCTGCTGACCGCGGCCGAGGCGCCCGCCGCGCTGGCGCAACTGCGGCTTGTTTCCCGGCAAACCCAAGCCTTGCTCTGCGGCCATCCCGACCGGGTAGAGGCCTTTGCCAAGCGTTTGTACTTGGCCGGCCTGCCGCGTAATCAACTGCTGGCTGATGTTTTTCTCCCCCGCGAGAGCAGCGCAAGCTGA
- the pyk gene encoding pyruvate kinase, with amino-acid sequence MSVRRTKIVATLGPASNSPEVLEQLILAGLDVARLNFSHGTPEEHKARAKLVRDLAAKHGRFVALLGDLQGPKIRIAKFANKRIELKIGDKFTFSTSHPLTEGNQQVVGIDYPDLVKDCGVGDELLLDDGRVVMRVDTATATELNCTVTIGGPLSDHKGINRRGGGLTAPALTEKDKADIKLAAEMEVDYLAVSFPRDAADMEYARQLRDESGGTAWLVAKIERAEAVADDETLDGLIKASDAVMVARGDLGVEIGDAELVGIQKKIILHARRHNKAVIVATQMMESMIQNPMPTRAEVSDVANAVLDYTDAVMLSAESAAGLYPLEAVQAMARICIGAEKHPTSKTSSHRIGKTFERCDESIALATMYTANHFPGVKAIIALTESGYTPLIMSRIRSSVPIYAFSPHRGTQARAAMFRGVYTVPFDPAALQPGEVSQAAVDELVKRGVVQTGDWVILTKGDSYHTIGGTNGMKILHVGDPMV; translated from the coding sequence ATGTCCGTCCGTCGCACCAAAATCGTCGCTACCCTTGGCCCGGCCAGTAATTCGCCGGAAGTTCTCGAACAGCTGATTCTGGCTGGCCTGGACGTTGCCCGCCTGAACTTTTCCCACGGCACCCCCGAAGAACACAAGGCGCGTGCCAAGCTGGTACGCGACCTCGCGGCCAAGCACGGCCGTTTCGTCGCCCTGCTGGGTGACCTGCAAGGCCCGAAGATCCGTATCGCCAAATTCGCCAACAAGCGCATTGAGCTGAAGATCGGTGACAAATTCACCTTCTCCACCAGCCATCCGCTGACCGAAGGCAACCAGCAGGTGGTGGGTATCGACTACCCGGACCTGGTCAAGGACTGCGGCGTGGGCGACGAGCTGCTGCTCGACGACGGCCGCGTGGTGATGCGCGTCGATACCGCGACCGCCACCGAACTGAACTGCACCGTGACCATCGGCGGCCCGCTGTCGGACCACAAAGGCATCAACCGCCGCGGCGGCGGCCTGACGGCACCGGCCCTGACCGAAAAAGACAAGGCCGACATCAAGCTGGCCGCGGAAATGGAAGTCGACTACCTCGCCGTGTCCTTCCCCCGTGACGCCGCCGACATGGAATACGCCCGCCAACTGCGTGACGAATCCGGCGGTACGGCCTGGCTGGTGGCCAAGATCGAACGCGCCGAAGCGGTGGCCGACGACGAAACCCTCGACGGCCTGATCAAGGCGTCCGACGCCGTGATGGTGGCCCGTGGCGACCTGGGCGTGGAAATCGGCGACGCCGAGCTGGTGGGTATCCAGAAGAAGATCATCCTGCACGCACGCCGCCACAACAAAGCGGTGATCGTTGCAACCCAGATGATGGAGTCGATGATCCAGAACCCGATGCCGACCCGCGCCGAAGTGTCCGACGTAGCCAACGCCGTGCTCGACTACACCGACGCCGTGATGCTCTCGGCCGAGAGCGCCGCCGGCCTCTACCCGCTCGAAGCGGTGCAAGCCATGGCGCGTATCTGCATCGGCGCGGAAAAGCACCCGACCAGCAAGACTTCCAGCCATCGCATCGGCAAGACCTTCGAGCGTTGCGACGAAAGCATCGCCCTGGCGACGATGTACACCGCCAACCACTTCCCGGGTGTGAAGGCGATCATCGCCCTGACCGAAAGTGGCTACACGCCGCTGATCATGTCGCGCATCCGCTCCTCGGTGCCGATCTACGCGTTCTCCCCGCACCGTGGAACCCAGGCCCGGGCTGCCATGTTCCGTGGCGTCTACACCGTGCCGTTCGACCCAGCCGCCCTGCAACCGGGCGAAGTCAGCCAGGCGGCGGTGGATGAACTGGTCAAGCGTGGCGTGGTGCAAACCGGTGATTGGGTCATCCTCACCAAGGGCGACAGCTACCACACCATCGGCGGCACCAACGGGATGAAAATCCTGCACGTTGGCGACCCCATGGTCTGA
- a CDS encoding DUF58 domain-containing protein has product MKPSRLLLIWLAALLALGIVLGALRALGVAVPSALLSINWGLLLALLALALLDAVRLRRLPLPRVQRQMPASLALGRWGEVRLEISHDFEQPLQVELFDHVPDGLDFENLPLTVELQPGQLSQIGYRLRPLKRGHFTFEHCEVNLPSPLGLWAQKRLMNEVEEIRVYPDFAKLYDGQLLAVDNWLSQLGIRQRQRRGQGQEFHQLREFREGDSLRQIDWKATARHRTPIAREYEDERDQQIIFMLDCGRRMRSQDGELSHFDHALNACLLLSYTALRQGDAVGLSTFASEQTRYLAPVKGTGQLNVLLNTVYDLDSSQRPADYQAAVTQLLARQKRRALVVLVTNLRDEDDAELLAAVKRLGQQHRVLVASLREEALDRLRQSPVQTLPEALAYCGTVDYLNARAELHQQLSAHGIPALDSRPSELGAQLVTQYLAWKKAGTV; this is encoded by the coding sequence ATGAAACCCTCGCGCCTGCTATTGATCTGGCTCGCGGCACTGCTGGCCCTTGGCATCGTGCTAGGCGCATTGCGGGCGTTGGGCGTGGCGGTTCCATCGGCCCTGCTGTCCATCAACTGGGGCTTGCTGCTGGCCTTGCTGGCCCTGGCGCTGCTCGACGCCGTGCGGCTCAGGCGCTTGCCTTTGCCCCGAGTACAACGGCAGATGCCGGCAAGCCTGGCCCTCGGTCGATGGGGCGAGGTCCGCTTGGAGATCAGCCATGACTTCGAGCAGCCGCTGCAGGTTGAGCTCTTCGATCATGTCCCCGATGGCCTGGACTTCGAAAACCTCCCCCTGACGGTTGAGCTTCAACCCGGCCAGCTCAGCCAGATCGGCTACCGCCTACGCCCGCTCAAGCGCGGCCACTTCACCTTCGAACACTGCGAAGTCAACCTGCCGAGCCCGTTGGGCCTGTGGGCGCAAAAACGCCTGATGAACGAGGTCGAAGAGATCCGCGTCTACCCGGATTTCGCCAAGCTCTACGACGGCCAGCTACTGGCTGTGGATAACTGGCTCAGCCAACTCGGCATCCGCCAGCGTCAACGGCGTGGCCAGGGGCAGGAATTCCATCAACTGCGCGAATTTCGCGAGGGCGACAGCCTGCGCCAGATCGATTGGAAAGCCACCGCCCGCCACCGCACGCCGATTGCCCGGGAGTACGAAGACGAGCGTGACCAACAGATCATTTTCATGCTCGATTGCGGCCGGCGCATGCGCAGCCAGGATGGCGAACTGTCGCACTTCGATCACGCCCTCAACGCCTGCCTGCTGCTCAGCTACACCGCGCTGCGCCAGGGCGACGCTGTCGGCCTGAGCACCTTCGCCAGCGAGCAAACCCGCTACCTCGCCCCGGTCAAAGGCACGGGCCAGCTCAACGTGTTGCTCAACACCGTGTACGACCTCGACAGCAGCCAACGTCCCGCCGACTACCAGGCCGCCGTGACCCAACTGCTGGCCCGGCAAAAACGTCGGGCCCTGGTGGTGCTGGTGACCAACCTGCGGGATGAGGACGATGCGGAACTGCTGGCCGCCGTGAAACGGCTGGGCCAACAGCATCGGGTGCTGGTGGCCAGCCTGCGGGAAGAAGCCCTCGACCGCTTGCGCCAGTCGCCGGTGCAAACCCTGCCTGAAGCCTTGGCCTATTGCGGGACGGTGGACTACCTGAATGCCCGGGCCGAACTGCATCAGCAATTGAGCGCCCATGGCATCCCGGCCCTGGACTCACGCCCGAGTGAATTAGGGGCGCAATTGGTGACGCAATATCTCGCATGGAAAAAGGCGGGGACCGTATAG
- a CDS encoding GGDEF domain-containing protein, translated as MTHNAIQRLLLKRFALAAATYALALVLLWLAFFSGHYLDSLRDVIIGSVLVVLCQAGLFALFISGRNLRFADPSLTEIQVLIGLGWQTWMMAHLDQARGVFLVFYVLILLFGLFHLSRRAFLRCATLVFISFTGITLWDGYFFQLPDPTLAGLQVCVLFIVLVWLVFYARYVQTSRQRMRQRRFALQAHQDTLRGMMRQLEDLVATDELTGLFNRRHFLRLASRELNTLRPGVAHGLALIDLDHFKRINDLHGHAAGDQVLQAFAGVATACLREGDVLARYGGEEFVMLLPACDPSRLTACTERLRLAFTEVELVGLRVGPLSLSAGLTMLEMGDDLDNALQRADQALYRAKRDGRNRCAAAWENADA; from the coding sequence TTGACCCATAACGCCATCCAACGTCTTTTGCTGAAACGCTTCGCCTTGGCCGCCGCGACTTACGCGCTGGCACTGGTGTTGTTGTGGCTGGCATTTTTCAGTGGTCATTACCTCGATTCCTTGCGCGATGTGATCATCGGCAGTGTGTTGGTGGTGCTGTGCCAGGCAGGGCTGTTCGCGCTGTTTATCTCCGGCCGCAATCTGCGCTTCGCCGACCCCAGCCTCACGGAAATACAGGTGCTGATCGGCCTCGGCTGGCAGACCTGGATGATGGCGCACCTGGACCAGGCCCGGGGCGTGTTCCTGGTGTTCTATGTGCTGATCCTGCTGTTCGGGCTGTTTCACCTGTCCCGACGGGCCTTTTTGCGCTGTGCGACGTTGGTGTTTATCAGCTTCACCGGTATTACCCTGTGGGACGGCTACTTCTTTCAACTGCCTGACCCCACGCTGGCCGGGTTGCAAGTGTGCGTGCTGTTTATCGTGCTGGTGTGGCTAGTGTTTTACGCCCGCTACGTCCAGACCTCCCGCCAGCGCATGCGCCAGCGACGGTTTGCCCTGCAGGCCCACCAGGACACCTTGCGCGGCATGATGCGCCAGCTCGAAGACCTGGTGGCCACTGACGAATTGACGGGCCTGTTCAACCGCCGGCACTTTCTGCGCCTGGCCTCCCGTGAGCTCAACACCCTCAGGCCTGGCGTCGCCCATGGCCTGGCCTTGATCGATCTCGACCATTTCAAGCGCATCAACGACCTGCACGGGCACGCCGCTGGCGATCAGGTGCTCCAGGCGTTTGCCGGCGTTGCCACGGCCTGCCTGCGCGAGGGCGATGTGCTGGCCCGTTACGGTGGCGAAGAATTCGTCATGCTGCTACCGGCCTGCGACCCGTCGCGGCTGACGGCCTGCACTGAGCGGTTGCGGCTGGCGTTTACGGAAGTCGAATTGGTCGGCCTGCGGGTCGGGCCCCTCAGTCTGTCGGCGGGGTTGACCATGTTGGAGATGGGGGACGACCTGGACAACGCCTTGCAACGAGCCGACCAGGCGTTGTACCGGGCCAAGCGAGACGGCCGCAATCGTTGTGCCGCCGCCTGGGAGAACGCCGATGCCTGA
- a CDS encoding fumarate hydratase: MTVIKQDDLIQSVADALQFISYYHPVDFIQAMHEAYLREESPAARDSMAQILINSRMCATGHRPICQDTGIVTVFVRVGMDVRWDGATMGLDDMINEGVRRAYNLPENVLRASILADPAGARKNTKDNTPAVIHYSIVPGNTVEVDVAAKGGGSENKSKMAMLNPSDSIVDWVLKTVPTMGAGWCPPGMLGIGIGGTAEKAAVMAKEVLMESIDIHELKARGPQNRIEEMRLELFEKVNQLGIGAQGLGGLTTVLDVKIMDYPTHAASLPVCMIPNCAATRHAHFVLDGSGPASLEAPPLDAYPEIVWEAGPSARRVNLDTLTPEDVQSWKPGETVLLNGKMLTGRDAAHKRMVEMLNKGETLPVDLKGRFIYYVGPVDPVGDEVVGPAGPTTATRMDKFTRQILEQTGLLGMIGKSERGPTAIEAIKDNKAVYLMAVGGAAYLVAQAIKKSKVLAFAELGMEAIYEFEVKDMPVTVAVDSKGESVHITGPAIWQKKISDSLAVEVQ; this comes from the coding sequence ATGACCGTGATCAAGCAAGACGACCTGATTCAGAGCGTTGCCGACGCCCTGCAGTTCATTTCCTATTACCACCCCGTGGATTTCATCCAGGCGATGCACGAGGCCTACCTGCGCGAAGAATCGCCGGCGGCCCGCGACTCCATGGCGCAGATCCTGATCAACTCGCGCATGTGCGCCACCGGCCACCGGCCGATCTGCCAGGACACCGGCATCGTGACCGTGTTCGTGCGCGTGGGCATGGACGTGCGTTGGGATGGCGCGACCATGGGCCTGGACGACATGATCAACGAGGGCGTGCGTCGCGCCTACAACCTGCCGGAAAACGTCCTGCGTGCGTCCATCCTCGCCGACCCGGCAGGCGCGCGGAAAAACACCAAGGACAACACCCCGGCGGTCATCCACTACTCCATCGTCCCGGGTAATACCGTGGAAGTGGACGTGGCGGCCAAGGGTGGCGGTTCCGAGAACAAGTCGAAGATGGCCATGCTCAACCCGTCCGACTCCATCGTCGACTGGGTGCTCAAGACCGTCCCGACCATGGGCGCCGGCTGGTGCCCACCGGGCATGCTGGGCATCGGCATCGGCGGCACCGCCGAGAAAGCCGCGGTCATGGCCAAGGAAGTGTTGATGGAATCCATCGACATCCACGAGCTCAAGGCCCGCGGCCCGCAGAACCGTATCGAAGAAATGCGCCTGGAGCTGTTCGAGAAGGTCAACCAGCTGGGCATCGGCGCCCAGGGCCTGGGTGGCCTGACCACCGTGCTCGACGTGAAGATCATGGACTACCCGACCCACGCCGCCTCCCTGCCGGTGTGCATGATCCCCAACTGCGCCGCCACCCGTCACGCCCACTTCGTGCTCGACGGCAGCGGCCCGGCGTCGCTGGAAGCGCCACCGCTGGACGCCTACCCGGAAATCGTCTGGGAAGCTGGCCCATCGGCTCGCCGCGTCAACCTCGACACCCTGACCCCGGAAGACGTGCAGAGCTGGAAACCGGGCGAAACCGTGCTGCTCAACGGCAAGATGCTCACCGGTCGCGATGCGGCACACAAGCGCATGGTGGAAATGCTGAACAAGGGTGAAACCTTGCCGGTGGACCTCAAGGGTCGCTTCATCTACTACGTCGGCCCAGTCGACCCGGTAGGTGACGAAGTCGTCGGCCCGGCCGGCCCGACCACGGCCACGCGGATGGACAAGTTCACCCGCCAGATCCTCGAGCAGACCGGCCTGTTGGGCATGATCGGCAAATCCGAGCGCGGCCCGACCGCCATCGAAGCGATCAAGGACAACAAGGCCGTCTACCTGATGGCCGTCGGCGGTGCCGCGTACCTGGTGGCTCAGGCGATCAAGAAATCCAAGGTCCTGGCGTTCGCCGAGCTGGGGATGGAAGCGATCTACGAGTTCGAGGTCAAGGACATGCCGGTGACCGTTGCGGTCGATAGCAAGGGCGAGTCGGTGCACATCACCGGCCCGGCCATCTGGCAGAAAAAGATCAGCGACAGCCTGGCGGTCGAAGTGCAGTAA
- a CDS encoding PilZ domain-containing protein, translating to MYKKRRIERHQLPCFLRVFNGVNDRPIGFLGNVSEDGLMLISHLPLMVGADFELHLKIPSDEGPQQNIKLKANCLWCHEDVTPMHFDAGFSLKWAPPEYGQLISSLRQYFSFYPMPESA from the coding sequence ATGTACAAAAAAAGGCGAATCGAGCGGCATCAGTTGCCGTGTTTTTTGCGGGTGTTCAACGGCGTCAATGACAGGCCCATCGGCTTTTTGGGTAACGTCTCTGAAGATGGCCTGATGCTGATCAGTCATCTGCCATTGATGGTGGGGGCGGACTTTGAACTGCATCTGAAAATCCCTTCCGATGAGGGACCGCAGCAGAACATCAAGTTGAAAGCCAATTGCCTGTGGTGCCATGAAGACGTGACGCCGATGCATTTCGACGCCGGTTTCAGCCTGAAATGGGCACCGCCGGAATACGGGCAACTGATCAGTTCGTTGCGGCAATATTTCAGTTTTTATCCGATGCCGGAATCGGCTTGA
- a CDS encoding MoxR family ATPase has product MTEQNEPADGQTHAAQQRQRASQLAQAIRTELRKAVVGQDTVIDDVLTALIAGGHVLLEGVPGLGKTLLVRALARCFGGEFARIQFTPDLMPSDVTGHAVYDLQTEQFKLRKGPVFTNLLLADEINRAPAKTQAALLEAMQERQVTLEGRPLPIAQPFMVLATQNPIEQEGTYPLPEAELDRFMLKVRMDYPDADQELNMVRQVSRSTRADMLDVQPLRTVLQAKDVQALQRIASDLPMDDQVLDYAVRLARTTRSWPGLTLGAGPRASIALVRCARARALLRGGEFVVPDDIKGCALAVLRHRVRLAPELDIEGLSVDQVLGQLLDQVPAPRL; this is encoded by the coding sequence ATGACTGAACAGAACGAACCTGCCGACGGCCAGACCCACGCCGCCCAACAGCGCCAGCGCGCCAGTCAGTTGGCCCAGGCCATTCGCACCGAGCTGCGCAAAGCGGTGGTCGGCCAGGATACGGTGATCGACGATGTGCTCACGGCGCTGATCGCCGGCGGTCACGTCCTGCTCGAAGGCGTCCCCGGGCTGGGCAAGACCTTGCTCGTACGCGCCCTGGCCCGCTGTTTTGGCGGCGAGTTCGCGCGCATCCAGTTCACCCCCGACCTGATGCCCAGCGACGTCACCGGGCACGCGGTGTATGACTTGCAGACCGAGCAATTCAAGCTGCGCAAGGGCCCGGTGTTCACCAACCTGCTGCTGGCCGACGAGATCAACCGCGCGCCGGCCAAGACCCAGGCCGCGCTGCTCGAGGCCATGCAGGAGCGCCAGGTCACCCTCGAGGGTCGCCCCTTGCCCATCGCCCAACCGTTCATGGTGCTCGCCACCCAGAACCCCATCGAACAGGAAGGCACCTACCCGCTGCCGGAAGCCGAGCTCGACCGCTTCATGCTCAAGGTGCGCATGGACTACCCCGACGCCGACCAGGAACTGAATATGGTGCGCCAGGTCAGCCGCTCGACCCGGGCCGACATGCTTGATGTGCAGCCGTTGCGCACGGTGTTGCAGGCCAAGGATGTGCAGGCGCTGCAACGCATCGCCAGCGATCTGCCGATGGACGACCAGGTGCTCGACTACGCCGTACGCCTGGCCCGCACCACCCGCAGTTGGCCGGGGTTGACCCTGGGCGCCGGGCCGCGCGCCTCGATCGCCCTGGTACGCTGCGCCCGGGCGCGAGCGTTGTTGCGCGGCGGCGAGTTCGTGGTGCCGGACGACATCAAGGGCTGCGCCCTGGCCGTGCTGCGCCATCGTGTGCGGCTGGCACCGGAGCTGGACATCGAAGGGCTGTCGGTGGATCAGGTGCTGGGGCAGCTGCTTGATCAAGTGCCGGCGCCGCGGTTGTGA
- a CDS encoding DUF4350 domain-containing protein — protein sequence MSRRTGLLTGALVVALVGALGVYLYVKAVPYQETLDHGPSPEARANPYLAAEHFLRQQGINVEHANDLSVLPSLEPRQHSLLLLGERTHMTPREVDQLMNWTRAGGRLLFVAEALWDDNTKSSGDLLLDRVHLRQLLSEDLKEPAPELIKDRYPELTKLYLEDEEAPAYIGFDTDFHLEDPQNLAQAWANSALATHMMQLTLGLGSITVITDAELWKNEHIDQYDNAWLLWYLGADTDVTLLFNTDHDDLLTLLLRYFPQALVALLALVALWLWRSAVRHGPLQQPAPKARRQLEEHLQASAGFHLRHNGQQQLLQTLQQDILRRARHLHPGFEQLAVAEQWQVLARLTRQPTRAISQALSPRPKQRMSSAEFCRQVAHLQTLRNAL from the coding sequence ATGAGCCGGCGTACAGGGTTGCTGACCGGCGCACTGGTGGTCGCGCTGGTGGGTGCGTTGGGCGTCTATCTCTACGTGAAGGCCGTGCCCTATCAGGAAACCCTCGATCACGGCCCCTCCCCCGAAGCCCGGGCCAACCCGTACCTGGCCGCCGAACATTTCCTGCGCCAGCAGGGCATCAATGTCGAACATGCCAATGACCTGAGCGTGCTTCCCAGCCTGGAGCCTCGCCAGCACAGCCTGCTGTTGCTGGGTGAGCGCACCCACATGACGCCACGGGAAGTCGACCAATTGATGAACTGGACCCGCGCCGGCGGGCGCTTGCTGTTTGTCGCCGAGGCCTTGTGGGATGACAACACCAAGAGCAGCGGCGACTTGCTGCTGGACCGCGTGCACCTGCGCCAACTCCTGAGCGAAGACCTCAAGGAGCCGGCCCCCGAGCTCATCAAGGATCGCTACCCGGAGCTGACCAAGCTGTACCTGGAAGACGAAGAGGCGCCTGCGTATATCGGCTTCGACACCGACTTCCACCTCGAAGACCCGCAGAACCTCGCCCAGGCCTGGGCCAACAGCGCCCTGGCGACCCACATGATGCAACTGACCCTCGGCCTGGGCTCGATCACGGTGATCACCGACGCCGAGCTGTGGAAGAACGAGCACATCGACCAGTACGACAACGCCTGGCTGCTCTGGTATTTGGGCGCCGATACCGACGTCACGCTGCTGTTCAACACCGATCACGACGACCTGCTGACCCTGCTGCTGCGCTATTTCCCCCAGGCATTGGTGGCGCTGCTGGCCTTGGTGGCCCTGTGGCTCTGGCGCTCGGCGGTACGCCATGGCCCGCTGCAGCAACCGGCACCCAAGGCACGGCGCCAACTGGAGGAACACTTGCAGGCCAGCGCCGGTTTCCACCTGCGCCACAACGGCCAACAGCAGTTGTTGCAGACCTTGCAGCAGGACATCCTGCGCCGCGCCCGCCATCTTCATCCCGGTTTCGAACAACTGGCCGTCGCCGAACAATGGCAAGTACTCGCCCGCCTGACCCGCCAACCCACGCGAGCCATCAGCCAAGCCTTGAGCCCACGGCCGAAACAGCGGATGTCCAGCGCAGAGTTCTGCCGCCAGGTCGCCCATTTGCAAACCCTTAGGAATGCCTTATGA